The following coding sequences are from one Methanosarcina sp. WWM596 window:
- a CDS encoding adenylate kinase family protein — translation MLIGLTGTPGTGKTSVSKFLEKRRQWKVIYLNDLIKEEHLYTEVDEKRDSVVADMELIRSRLPELTDKMERESANKVVILESHLAHYIADIIIVLRAYPPELKKRLEKRGYSKEKVNENAEAESIDLILAEAFEWCEKVFEVNTTGRAVEETAGDVEKIIDYLLSGKEDELHGYSPGSLDWIDSVP, via the coding sequence ATGCTCATAGGACTCACAGGTACGCCGGGTACGGGAAAAACCTCGGTAAGCAAGTTTCTCGAAAAAAGAAGGCAGTGGAAAGTAATCTACCTTAACGACCTGATAAAAGAAGAACATCTCTACACTGAAGTTGATGAAAAAAGGGATTCAGTAGTCGCGGATATGGAGCTTATCCGAAGCCGCCTTCCTGAGCTTACTGATAAAATGGAAAGAGAATCCGCAAACAAAGTGGTAATTCTTGAAAGCCACCTTGCACACTATATTGCAGATATTATTATCGTACTGAGGGCATACCCGCCGGAACTGAAAAAAAGGCTTGAGAAACGCGGGTATTCCAAAGAAAAGGTAAACGAAAACGCAGAAGCCGAATCAATCGATTTGATTCTGGCGGAAGCTTTCGAATGGTGCGAAAAAGTTTTTGAGGTAAATACAACCGGCAGGGCTGTAGAAGAGACTGCGGGGGATGTGGAGAAAATCATAGACTATCTTCTGAGCGGAAAAGAAGATGAACTGCATGGATACAGCCCAGGCTCCCTTGACTGGATAGATTCGGTGCCCTGA
- the fpoF gene encoding F420H2 dehydrogenase subunit FpoF, whose protein sequence is MPPKIAEVIDFDVCAACGACEAVCPIGAVTVKKAGEIRDPNDLGLYEKGAGYQVCEGCLTCSRVCPVVDGFIDNELANVRKFFGAKSKDNAGSQDGGVSSGILKSLFRQGKIDCAVGIARNEKWEPEVVLLTSAEDVERTRGTKYTSDPVLAALREAFEKYDRIAVIGVPCQAHAAHLIRENVNEKIVLIIGLLCMESFHHDVMLEKIIPEILKVKVEDIRKMEFTKGKFWVYTDDGEVHSVPIKDVAKFARNPCHHCCDYTSVFADISVGSVGAPDGWNSVFIRTDVGEKYFDMVRDDMETMEDPKPGLELVKKLIDMKRKGNAEHFLEVCEKFSFENGIRNETI, encoded by the coding sequence TTGCCACCAAAGATTGCAGAAGTCATTGACTTTGACGTATGCGCAGCCTGTGGGGCATGCGAGGCCGTGTGTCCCATTGGGGCTGTTACCGTAAAGAAGGCGGGTGAAATTCGAGATCCGAACGATCTGGGCCTGTATGAGAAAGGAGCCGGATACCAGGTTTGTGAAGGTTGCTTAACCTGTAGTCGGGTCTGTCCGGTAGTGGACGGCTTCATCGACAACGAGCTTGCAAACGTGCGTAAGTTCTTTGGTGCAAAGTCAAAGGACAATGCCGGCAGCCAGGACGGAGGAGTATCCAGTGGTATCCTCAAATCTCTTTTCAGGCAGGGTAAAATCGACTGTGCAGTTGGGATTGCCAGAAATGAGAAGTGGGAACCTGAAGTGGTCCTGCTGACGAGTGCAGAAGATGTAGAACGGACAAGAGGGACAAAGTACACATCAGATCCCGTTCTTGCAGCGCTCAGGGAAGCCTTCGAAAAGTACGACCGGATTGCAGTTATTGGAGTGCCCTGTCAGGCCCATGCTGCACATCTGATCCGGGAGAATGTAAACGAAAAGATCGTGCTCATTATCGGATTGCTCTGTATGGAAAGTTTCCATCATGATGTCATGCTTGAGAAAATCATCCCTGAAATCCTTAAGGTAAAGGTCGAAGACATCCGGAAGATGGAATTCACCAAGGGCAAGTTCTGGGTCTACACCGATGATGGTGAGGTCCACTCCGTACCCATCAAGGACGTGGCCAAGTTTGCTCGAAACCCCTGCCACCACTGCTGTGATTATACCTCGGTCTTTGCCGACATCTCAGTAGGTTCTGTCGGGGCTCCTGACGGATGGAACTCGGTCTTTATAAGAACCGATGTAGGAGAGAAGTATTTCGATATGGTCCGCGATGATATGGAGACCATGGAAGACCCCAAGCCAGGCCTCGAACTTGTAAAAAAACTCATCGATATGAAGCGTAAGGGCAATGCTGAACATTTCCTTGAAGTCTGCGAGAAGTTCAGCTTTGAGAATGGAATCCGCAATGAAACAATCTAA
- a CDS encoding nicotinamide-nucleotide adenylyltransferase, whose product MIRAFYIGRFQPYHFGHHTVITRIAEEVDELVIGIGSAQKSHEATDPFTAGERVLMLYNALENLPIRHYVLPIEDVRYNSIWVHHVASRTPRFDVVYSNNPLVLQLFREAGFCVKESPLYIRERYSGTEIRRRMIAGEKWEHLVPKPIVETIKDIDGVTRLRNVSASDNNFSL is encoded by the coding sequence ATGATACGAGCTTTCTATATAGGACGTTTTCAGCCGTATCATTTCGGGCACCATACTGTAATTACGCGGATTGCCGAAGAGGTGGATGAACTGGTCATAGGCATCGGAAGTGCTCAGAAAAGCCATGAAGCCACCGACCCGTTCACGGCAGGGGAAAGGGTGCTGATGCTCTACAACGCACTTGAGAACCTCCCTATCCGCCATTACGTCCTCCCCATCGAAGATGTCAGGTACAACTCTATCTGGGTCCACCACGTTGCATCCAGAACTCCTCGTTTTGACGTGGTGTACTCAAACAATCCTCTCGTCCTCCAGCTCTTCCGGGAAGCCGGGTTCTGTGTTAAGGAGTCTCCACTCTATATCAGGGAAAGGTACTCTGGGACTGAAATCAGAAGGCGGATGATTGCAGGGGAAAAATGGGAACACCTTGTCCCAAAACCTATTGTAGAAACAATCAAAGATATAGACGGAGTAACCCGTCTCAGGAATGTTTCTGCAAGCGATAACAACTTTTCTCTATAA